The Flavobacteriales bacterium genome contains the following window.
TCGCTGTAACCCCAGCCGCTTTCGGGGTTCACGGAGAACACCGGGATGTTCCGGAGCATCCGGCCACTGGGAAGGCCGTAAACGCTCAGCTGCCCGCTGAACCCGCCGCTTACGAAATTGTAGAACTCATCATAGCTGCCCGGTTTCACGTAGGTCTTCGATCCGGCTTCGCCGGTAACCGCCGCTTGTGTGGTCTGTGGGCGACAGCCCTGCATGGTATTGAACAGGAGGAACAGTGCAGCACCGCTGCCGAGCAGCAGGGTGGTGGTCTTCAGGGAGCGTTTCATCTTCGGTTCGGTAGTTCGTGGTGGTCTTGCATCACAGGGTGCGCATGAATTCGAGCACTTCGCGCGCTTCATCCTTGCTCAGGTTCTGGTTGGGCATGCGCACGAGGCACTCCTCGAGGAGCTTCTGCGCTTCAGGATCCTTTTCGAGCATCACATCGATGTTCATGATCATGTTCATGATCCACGCGGGCTCACGCCTCGTAGTGACGCCTTTCCAACCGGGGCCTACAACGCGGTTCTCGCCCGTGCTGTGGCAGGCCTGGCACTTGACGTCATA
Protein-coding sequences here:
- a CDS encoding cytochrome c, coding for MKPLRSIGTAVLLTTLVMIQACGGGSTPADPPGAPSGPPGASGATADKGGAGELITAADLNLSAVDPAMAEKGKTTYDVKCQACHSTGENRVVGPGWKGVTTRREPAWIMNMIMNIDVMLEKDPEAQKLLEECLVRMPNQNLSKDEAREVLEFMRTL